In one Pirellulales bacterium genomic region, the following are encoded:
- a CDS encoding multidrug efflux RND transporter permease subunit: MFSRFFIDRPIFASVCSIIVTLGGSIALFTLPIAQYPDITPPTVEVSAIYPGANAQVVADTVAAPIEQQVNGVENMIYMSSQCTNDGMYTLTITFKVGTDLNIAQVLVQNRVSLANPVLPDLVQRRGVLVKKKSPAVLMIINLFSPDGSRNNLDLSNYATIQIRDELARLPGVGDITYLGQRDYSMRLWLDRDKLASRNITASDVINAVQQQNVQVAAGEIGQPPVPNGQVFQYTMTTLGRLADANQFGAMIIKTGADGRIVRMRDVAKIELGAQGYDQTCTLNGHPSVALSLYQLPGSNALQTAKLVRTKMDELKRRFPHGIDYSIVYDTTPFINESINEVFKTLLDAVVLVALVVLVFLQNWRSAIIPLVAVPVAIVGTFAAMAAIGFSLNNLTLFGLVLAIGIVVDDAIVVVEAVEHHIEHGLAPREATIRAMEQVSGPVIAVGLVLSAVFIPCAFITGITGQFFRQFALTIAVSTVISAFNSLTLSPALAAILLRPREKGVYQALPRIAFLALGGWAGWQFLAPWLLKLAGSSDWMEMHVGAALAGVALGWPLTAPLNRILGWSFALFNRGFDYSTGIYTRVVGMSLRVSAIVLLLYGGLLWLTYVGFVNTPTGFIPSQDKGYLLVNVQLPDSASVERTEAVMRRVEAIAKNEKGVRDRVAIAGQSILLNANSPNFGALYLMLDDFHDRTDPSLSGDAIAARLEKKVQDEIPGAVVNVFGAPPVDGLGTAGGFKIIVEDRGDSGLPALQHIADNVVEQGNGTRGLQGFFTSFRANTPWLFLGIDRAEAETMGVSMGEVFNTLEVYLASLYVNDFNRFGRTWQVNLQGDSKFRKQLDDIKQLKIRNATGGMVPLNTLLTTHEVDGPVMIVRYNMYPAAAINGSPAPGTSSGQAIARAENVVRKGLEDYPAMRSEWTELAMLQLETGNTAMLVFVLAVVLVFLVLAAQYESWTLPLAVILVVPMCLLCSIAGVIIAHMDINIFTQIGFVVLVGLACKNAILIVEFAKAQREAGVPRHQATLEACKLRLRPIMMTSFAFILGVVPLVLAEGAGAEMRRTLGTAVFAGMLGVTLFGIFLTPVFFYVLQWMKDLRESPAESRRDD; the protein is encoded by the coding sequence ATGTTTTCCCGCTTTTTCATCGATCGGCCGATCTTCGCCTCCGTGTGTTCGATCATCGTCACGCTGGGCGGCTCGATCGCGCTGTTTACGCTCCCGATCGCGCAATATCCCGACATCACTCCGCCGACGGTCGAAGTTTCGGCCATTTACCCCGGGGCGAATGCCCAAGTGGTCGCCGACACCGTGGCCGCGCCGATCGAGCAGCAGGTGAACGGCGTCGAGAACATGATCTACATGTCGTCGCAATGCACCAACGACGGCATGTACACGTTGACGATCACGTTCAAAGTGGGCACGGACCTGAATATCGCGCAGGTGCTGGTGCAGAATCGCGTGTCGCTGGCCAATCCGGTGCTGCCCGACTTGGTGCAGCGCCGCGGCGTGCTCGTGAAGAAGAAATCGCCGGCGGTGCTGATGATCATCAATCTGTTTTCGCCCGACGGCAGCCGCAACAATCTCGATCTGAGCAATTACGCCACGATCCAGATTCGCGACGAATTGGCCCGCTTGCCGGGCGTCGGCGACATCACCTATCTCGGCCAGCGCGACTACAGCATGCGGCTTTGGCTCGATCGCGACAAGCTGGCCTCGCGCAATATCACCGCCTCCGACGTGATCAATGCCGTGCAGCAGCAGAATGTGCAAGTCGCCGCCGGCGAAATCGGCCAGCCGCCGGTGCCCAACGGGCAGGTTTTTCAATACACGATGACCACCCTCGGACGCTTGGCCGACGCCAATCAATTCGGCGCGATGATCATCAAGACCGGCGCCGATGGCCGGATCGTCCGCATGCGCGACGTGGCCAAGATCGAACTCGGCGCGCAAGGCTACGACCAAACCTGCACGCTGAACGGACATCCGTCGGTCGCTCTCTCGCTCTACCAACTTCCCGGCTCGAACGCGCTGCAGACGGCCAAGCTGGTGCGCACGAAGATGGACGAGCTCAAGCGGCGATTTCCTCACGGCATCGACTACAGCATCGTCTACGACACCACCCCCTTCATCAACGAATCGATCAACGAGGTTTTTAAGACGCTGCTCGACGCCGTCGTGCTGGTCGCGCTGGTCGTATTGGTGTTCCTGCAAAACTGGCGGTCGGCCATCATTCCCCTCGTGGCCGTGCCCGTGGCCATCGTCGGCACCTTCGCGGCCATGGCGGCAATCGGGTTCAGCTTGAACAATCTCACGTTGTTCGGCCTGGTGCTGGCGATCGGAATCGTCGTCGACGACGCGATCGTGGTCGTCGAAGCGGTGGAGCATCACATCGAGCACGGCCTCGCGCCGCGCGAGGCGACGATCCGCGCGATGGAGCAAGTTTCCGGGCCGGTGATCGCGGTCGGACTGGTGCTCAGCGCCGTGTTCATCCCGTGTGCATTTATCACGGGAATCACGGGGCAATTCTTCCGGCAATTCGCGCTGACGATCGCCGTGTCGACGGTGATTTCGGCTTTCAATTCGCTGACGCTCAGCCCGGCGCTCGCGGCCATTTTGCTGCGGCCGCGGGAAAAGGGCGTGTATCAGGCGTTGCCGCGGATCGCCTTTCTGGCTCTCGGAGGCTGGGCGGGCTGGCAGTTTCTGGCCCCTTGGCTGCTCAAGCTGGCCGGTTCCAGCGATTGGATGGAGATGCACGTCGGTGCCGCGCTGGCCGGCGTCGCGCTCGGTTGGCCGCTCACCGCGCCGCTCAATCGAATTCTCGGCTGGTCGTTTGCGCTGTTCAACCGGGGCTTCGATTATTCCACCGGCATTTACACTCGCGTCGTGGGCATGTCGCTGCGCGTCAGCGCGATCGTGCTGTTGCTCTACGGTGGCTTGCTCTGGCTGACCTATGTCGGTTTCGTAAACACTCCGACCGGGTTCATTCCCAGCCAAGACAAGGGCTACTTGCTGGTCAACGTGCAATTGCCCGACTCGGCGTCGGTCGAGCGAACCGAAGCGGTGATGCGGCGCGTCGAGGCGATCGCCAAGAACGAAAAGGGCGTGCGCGATCGCGTGGCCATCGCCGGCCAATCGATCCTGCTCAACGCCAATTCGCCGAATTTCGGCGCCCTCTATCTGATGCTCGACGATTTCCACGATCGCACCGATCCGTCGCTCTCGGGCGATGCCATCGCCGCGCGGCTGGAAAAGAAAGTGCAGGATGAGATTCCGGGGGCGGTGGTCAACGTGTTCGGCGCTCCGCCGGTCGACGGGCTCGGCACCGCCGGCGGTTTCAAGATCATCGTCGAAGATCGCGGCGACAGCGGTTTGCCCGCCTTGCAACACATCGCCGACAATGTCGTCGAGCAGGGCAACGGCACGCGCGGCTTGCAGGGCTTTTTCACCAGCTTCCGCGCCAATACTCCCTGGCTGTTTCTCGGCATCGATCGGGCCGAGGCCGAGACGATGGGCGTCTCGATGGGCGAAGTGTTCAACACGCTCGAGGTCTATCTGGCGTCGCTGTATGTCAACGACTTCAACCGCTTCGGCCGCACGTGGCAGGTGAATCTGCAGGGCGACTCCAAATTTCGCAAGCAGCTCGACGACATCAAGCAACTCAAGATCCGCAATGCGACCGGCGGCATGGTGCCGCTCAACACGCTGCTGACGACCCACGAAGTCGATGGCCCGGTGATGATCGTGCGCTACAACATGTATCCGGCGGCCGCCATCAATGGCTCGCCGGCGCCCGGCACCAGCTCCGGCCAGGCGATCGCGCGCGCGGAAAACGTCGTCCGCAAGGGGCTCGAAGATTATCCGGCCATGCGCAGCGAATGGACCGAGTTGGCGATGCTGCAGCTTGAAACCGGCAACACGGCGATGCTGGTGTTCGTGCTCGCGGTAGTGCTGGTGTTCCTCGTGCTGGCCGCGCAATACGAAAGCTGGACGCTGCCGCTGGCGGTGATTCTGGTCGTGCCGATGTGTTTGCTGTGTTCGATTGCGGGCGTGATTATCGCCCACATGGATATCAACATTTTCACGCAGATCGGCTTCGTGGTGCTCGTGGGGTTGGCGTGCAAGAACGCGATTTTGATCGTCGAATTCGCCAAGGCCCAGCGTGAGGCGGGCGTGCCGCGGCATCAGGCCACGCTCGAAGCCTGCAAGCTGCGATTGCGGCCGATCATGATGACCAGCTTCGCGTTTATCTTGGGCGTGGTGCCGTTGGTGTTGGCCGAGGGGGCCGGGGCCGAAATGCGGCGCACGCTCGGCACGGCCGTGTTTGCCGGGATGCTGGGCGTCACGCTATTCGGCATCTTCCTGACGCCGGTGTTCTTCTACGTATTGCAGTGGATGAAAGACCTGCGCGAATCGCCGGCCGAATCGCGCCGCGACGATTGA
- a CDS encoding DUF1559 domain-containing protein, with protein MKICRLLPPSLIVLAAVGLSSLYARAADEPPGPTTAPIWTGLIPDDAFAAAVLYPKRVLTSEALAKFDMKGFAEQMGRRFGCSPLDVEEAVVLMAPPAESGHREPQGGGIFRLSKPIDKAELLAAIWGPRKAEEAEIEGHKYYRSEGSPANSAPGGDFGIYFLDERTFISADLSWLPKVFAAKGAKSLLISALAGVEPAADATIIFTNTDAAKAMITGNLPPQAFPGPLKPVSELPDLLRAAKLSVRTNPEISLKLMLIGNDEAAAEKIAAMIKAFQQLGQAFLPALKGAPDETMPAEQRESREYATALAAKLVDGLVPHQSGKQVTVEIGNLGTLDALAGKVVMPAINAAKGTSFRMQSITNLKQLALAMFSREVQDQHFPAHAIYSKDGKPLLSWRVYLLPQLDQMDLFRQFHLDEPWDSEHNKPLIAKMPAVFKDPDSKLAGGQTRYVVPVGKDTIFDGAKEITFAEIRDGTSNTLLILEVGEDKAVIWTKPDDMDFDPQKPLAGLGTIGPDGFAAALADGSVHTIRKNIDAEMFRWLILRNDGHPIDWSKL; from the coding sequence ATGAAGATTTGTCGCTTGCTCCCGCCAAGTCTGATTGTTCTGGCCGCCGTTGGTCTGAGCAGCCTGTACGCTCGCGCGGCTGACGAGCCGCCGGGGCCGACGACCGCACCCATCTGGACGGGCTTGATTCCCGACGACGCCTTTGCCGCGGCGGTGCTTTATCCAAAGCGCGTGTTGACGAGCGAGGCGTTGGCGAAATTCGATATGAAGGGTTTTGCCGAGCAGATGGGGCGCCGGTTCGGCTGCTCGCCGCTCGATGTCGAAGAGGCGGTCGTGCTCATGGCGCCGCCGGCCGAAAGCGGCCATCGAGAGCCGCAGGGGGGCGGCATATTTCGATTGTCCAAACCGATCGACAAAGCCGAACTGCTCGCCGCAATCTGGGGTCCGCGAAAAGCCGAGGAAGCGGAAATCGAGGGCCACAAGTATTACCGGTCGGAGGGCTCCCCGGCGAATTCGGCCCCCGGCGGCGACTTCGGTATCTACTTCCTTGATGAGCGAACGTTCATTTCCGCAGACCTTTCGTGGCTACCCAAGGTCTTCGCCGCGAAGGGGGCCAAATCGCTGTTGATCTCCGCGCTCGCGGGCGTCGAACCCGCCGCCGATGCCACGATCATTTTCACCAACACGGATGCGGCGAAAGCAATGATTACGGGGAATTTGCCTCCACAGGCCTTTCCCGGCCCGCTGAAGCCGGTGAGCGAATTACCCGATCTGCTGCGGGCCGCGAAACTGAGCGTCCGCACGAACCCGGAAATCTCGTTGAAGCTGATGCTCATCGGCAACGACGAAGCGGCAGCCGAAAAAATCGCCGCGATGATCAAAGCATTTCAGCAATTGGGCCAAGCATTTTTGCCGGCCCTGAAAGGCGCGCCCGATGAAACCATGCCGGCCGAACAACGGGAATCGCGCGAGTACGCGACTGCCTTGGCCGCCAAGCTCGTCGATGGGCTCGTGCCACATCAAAGCGGCAAGCAGGTGACCGTCGAAATCGGCAACCTCGGCACGCTCGATGCGCTCGCGGGAAAAGTCGTGATGCCGGCGATCAATGCCGCGAAGGGGACCTCGTTTCGCATGCAGAGCATCACCAATCTCAAGCAACTCGCATTGGCGATGTTCTCGCGCGAGGTCCAGGACCAGCACTTCCCGGCCCATGCCATTTATTCGAAAGACGGCAAACCGCTGCTCAGCTGGCGCGTGTACCTGCTCCCGCAACTGGATCAGATGGATCTGTTCAGGCAGTTTCATCTCGACGAACCCTGGGATAGCGAGCACAACAAGCCGCTCATCGCGAAAATGCCGGCGGTTTTCAAAGATCCCGATAGCAAGCTGGCCGGAGGCCAAACGCGCTACGTCGTGCCGGTCGGCAAAGACACGATCTTCGATGGCGCGAAGGAAATCACGTTCGCAGAAATTCGCGACGGCACGTCGAACACGCTCTTGATTCTCGAAGTCGGCGAAGACAAAGCCGTCATCTGGACCAAGCCCGACGACATGGACTTCGACCCGCAAAAGCCGCTGGCCGGATTGGGAACGATCGGCCCCGATGGCTTTGCGGCGGCACTCGCCGACGGCAGCGTGCATACGATCAGGAAGAATATCGATGCTGAAATGTTCCGCTGGCTGATTCTAAGAAACGACGGGCACCCGATCGATTGGAGCAAATTGTAA
- a CDS encoding DUF1559 domain-containing protein translates to MSIRRRIACGLFVCGALALAVWQAHASNQGLTRGEAALQAGLVPDDAFFAMSVHPRRVLMDKRLAKFDLKDKLDFADMARDGFNPWQVEEMVFFIGPPQAPQKPNLRNDVQHAMVIRLATATPKTELAGKILRHSKVEEAEIAGHKYFRAAKDPANPQRFNREPVICFLSDQVFIVADEPWLEKILTAKNATSPLITALATVDPDAEGTILYANTDGAKQSLLNELPPIGGAMQPIVEALGALESARLSVYTDPQISFRLSLSGADEAAADKLAQGVKDLQQRVKQQLLPILQMAPPPGAPEETRQAQELGAKVVAKIADGLVPQKSGKHVTVKIDDVCSVESVVEKLILPQAAAERKTAERYRKTNNLRQLGLALLNCESADGHFPPHAIFSKAGKPLLSWRVYALQYLDEGELFKQFHLDEPWDSEHNKPLIAKMPEVFKTIGSKPLAEGHTRYVVPVGKDTIFDGDKGVSVSQITDGTWHTVLILAVGEDKSVVWTKPDDLDFDPQKPLAGLGKIDDGGIPACFADCHVQNLRKTIDAETFRRLILRNDGKSIDQSKL, encoded by the coding sequence ATGTCTATTCGACGCAGGATCGCTTGCGGCCTGTTCGTTTGCGGGGCACTTGCATTGGCAGTCTGGCAGGCTCACGCTTCGAACCAGGGCCTGACACGGGGCGAAGCGGCATTGCAAGCCGGCCTGGTGCCCGACGACGCCTTCTTTGCCATGTCGGTGCATCCGCGGCGGGTGCTCATGGACAAGCGGCTGGCCAAGTTCGATTTGAAGGACAAGCTCGATTTTGCCGACATGGCCCGGGATGGATTTAATCCCTGGCAAGTGGAAGAAATGGTCTTTTTCATAGGGCCGCCGCAAGCGCCGCAGAAACCGAATTTGCGCAATGACGTGCAGCACGCAATGGTCATCCGGCTCGCAACGGCGACGCCCAAGACCGAGCTGGCCGGAAAAATCCTCAGGCACTCGAAAGTGGAAGAAGCGGAGATCGCCGGGCACAAATATTTCCGCGCCGCGAAAGATCCCGCCAACCCGCAGCGATTCAACCGCGAGCCGGTGATCTGCTTTCTCAGCGACCAGGTTTTCATCGTTGCCGACGAGCCATGGCTGGAAAAGATTCTCACGGCCAAGAATGCCACGTCGCCATTGATCACCGCGCTGGCGACGGTCGATCCCGATGCCGAAGGGACGATTCTTTATGCCAACACCGACGGCGCCAAACAATCGCTTTTGAACGAACTTCCGCCGATCGGCGGCGCGATGCAACCGATTGTCGAGGCGCTTGGCGCGCTGGAATCGGCCAGGTTGTCCGTCTACACCGATCCGCAAATTTCCTTCCGGCTCTCGCTCAGCGGCGCCGACGAGGCCGCTGCCGACAAGTTGGCGCAAGGGGTCAAAGACCTGCAACAGCGCGTCAAGCAGCAATTGCTGCCGATATTGCAAATGGCGCCGCCGCCCGGCGCTCCGGAGGAAACGCGGCAGGCGCAAGAATTGGGCGCGAAAGTCGTCGCCAAAATTGCCGATGGCCTTGTGCCGCAAAAATCGGGCAAGCATGTGACCGTGAAAATCGACGACGTGTGCAGCGTCGAATCGGTGGTCGAGAAACTCATCTTGCCCCAGGCCGCCGCCGAGCGGAAAACTGCGGAACGCTATCGAAAAACGAACAACCTCCGCCAACTCGGCCTCGCGCTATTGAATTGCGAAAGCGCCGACGGCCATTTTCCTCCACACGCGATCTTTTCCAAAGCCGGCAAGCCGCTGCTGAGTTGGCGCGTGTATGCGCTGCAGTATTTGGACGAAGGCGAGTTGTTCAAGCAATTCCATCTCGATGAGCCGTGGGACAGCGAGCACAACAAGCCGCTGATCGCGAAAATGCCCGAGGTTTTCAAAACCATTGGCAGCAAGCCGCTCGCCGAGGGGCACACGCGCTATGTCGTGCCGGTCGGCAAAGACACGATTTTCGACGGCGATAAAGGAGTCTCAGTCTCACAGATCACCGATGGCACGTGGCACACGGTGCTGATTCTCGCGGTCGGCGAGGATAAATCGGTCGTGTGGACCAAGCCCGACGATTTGGATTTCGACCCGCAAAAGCCGCTGGCCGGCCTGGGCAAGATCGACGACGGCGGCATCCCGGCTTGCTTTGCCGATTGCCACGTGCAAAACCTCCGCAAGACGATCGACGCCGAAACCTTCCGCCGCCTCATCCTCCGCAACGACGGCAAATCGATCGACCAGAGCAAGCTTTGA
- the xylA gene encoding xylose isomerase, which produces MTAFADVQKIRFEGPKSKNPLAFHHYDENEVVEGKPMKDHLRFAVSYWHTFRGTGSDPFGPGTMQRPWEGAQDSVDNALNRVRVAFEFMEKLGNRFYCFHDRDVAPEGKTLADSNKNLDAVARVLKEEQQRTGISLLWGTANLFSNPRYMHGAATSPNADAFAYAAAQVKKALEVTKELGGSGYTFWGGREGYQNLWNTDMKRELDHLARFMHMAVDYAKQIGFTGQFYFEPKPKEPTKHQYDFDAAACINFLRAYDLTKHIKLNLETNHATLAGHTMQHELEYAGSQGFLGSIDANTGDLLLGWDTDQFPTDIYLTTTCMLSVMKYGGLAPGGVNFDAKVRRESFEPVDLFHAHIGGMDAFARGLKIAAAIRAEGALEKFVRERYASWGAGIGGEIESGKATFASLERYMLEKGDITPNTSGRQEMLENLINTYV; this is translated from the coding sequence ATGACCGCTTTTGCCGACGTTCAAAAAATTCGCTTCGAAGGGCCAAAATCCAAGAATCCGCTCGCCTTCCACCACTACGACGAAAACGAAGTCGTCGAAGGCAAGCCGATGAAAGACCATCTTCGCTTCGCCGTGTCGTATTGGCACACGTTCCGCGGAACCGGCAGCGATCCGTTTGGCCCCGGCACGATGCAGCGCCCGTGGGAAGGGGCGCAAGACTCGGTCGACAACGCGCTCAACCGGGTTCGCGTCGCTTTCGAGTTCATGGAAAAGCTCGGCAATCGCTTCTATTGCTTCCACGACCGCGATGTCGCTCCCGAGGGAAAAACGCTCGCCGATTCGAACAAGAATCTCGACGCCGTCGCGCGCGTCTTGAAGGAAGAGCAGCAGCGCACCGGAATTTCGCTCCTCTGGGGCACGGCCAACCTGTTCAGCAACCCGCGGTACATGCACGGCGCCGCAACCAGCCCGAATGCCGATGCGTTTGCCTATGCCGCAGCGCAGGTGAAAAAAGCGCTCGAGGTGACCAAGGAACTCGGCGGCTCGGGCTACACATTCTGGGGCGGCCGCGAGGGCTACCAGAACCTTTGGAACACGGACATGAAGCGTGAGCTCGACCATCTGGCCCGCTTCATGCACATGGCGGTCGACTACGCCAAGCAAATCGGCTTCACCGGCCAATTCTATTTCGAGCCGAAGCCGAAGGAGCCGACGAAGCACCAATACGATTTCGACGCGGCCGCCTGCATCAATTTCCTCCGCGCCTACGATCTCACCAAGCACATCAAGCTGAATCTGGAAACCAACCACGCTACGCTCGCCGGCCACACGATGCAGCACGAGCTTGAATATGCCGGTAGCCAAGGCTTTTTGGGCTCGATCGACGCCAACACCGGCGATCTGTTGCTCGGCTGGGACACCGACCAATTCCCGACCGACATCTACCTGACGACGACGTGCATGCTGTCGGTGATGAAATACGGCGGCCTGGCTCCCGGCGGCGTGAATTTCGACGCCAAGGTGCGGCGCGAAAGCTTCGAGCCGGTCGATCTATTCCACGCTCATATCGGCGGAATGGACGCCTTCGCCCGCGGCCTGAAGATTGCCGCCGCGATCCGGGCCGAGGGGGCGCTCGAAAAATTCGTCCGCGAGCGCTACGCCTCGTGGGGAGCCGGCATCGGCGGCGAAATCGAAAGCGGCAAAGCCACGTTTGCCTCGCTCGAGCGATACATGCTCGAAAAAGGCGACATTACGCCGAACACCAGCGGCCGCCAAGAAATGCTGGAAAATTTAATCAACACTTACGTGTGA